Proteins from a genomic interval of Trifolium pratense cultivar HEN17-A07 linkage group LG6, ARS_RC_1.1, whole genome shotgun sequence:
- the LOC123889598 gene encoding putative glucose-6-phosphate 1-epimerase, which yields MGHSAAVWDFRAATEITKDQNGIGQVVLRTPQGASAQISLQGAQVTSWRKEHGEELLFTSSKTISKALKATRGGIPICFPQFGNCGSMELHGFAKNKIWAIDENPPPLPANDSNGKSFVDLLLKSSSEEEKKWWPHSFEFRLRVSLTTGGDLNLISRVRNINGKPFSFSFAYHTHFLVSDISEIRIEGLETLDYLDNLFQKERFTEQGDAITFESEVDRVYLSSPNIIAVIDHEKKQTYIIKKEGLPDIAVWNPWEKKSKSMVDLGDEEYKQMLCVDAAVTEKPVNLKPGEEWTGRLQLSVVPSSFCSDRLGLDRSGL from the exons ATGGGACATTCTGCAGCTGTGTGGGACTTTAGAGCAGCAACTGAAATTACAAAGGACCAGAATGGAATTGGTCAAGTTGTACTTCGGACTCCACAAGGCGCTTCAGCACAG ATAAGCTTACAGGGAGCACAGGTCACTTCATGGCGCAAGGAGCACGGGGAAGAACTTTTATTCACAAGTAGCAAG ACAATTTCGAAGGCGCTGAAAGCAACACGGGGAGGAATTCCTATTTGTTTTCCACAA TTTGGAAACTGTGGATCGATGGAGCTGCAtggatttgcaaaaaataaaatatgggcAATTGATGAGAATCCTCCTCCACTGCCTGCAAATGATTCCAATGGGAAATCCTTTGTAGACCTGCTACTCAAATCATCAtctgaagaagaaaagaaatggtGGCCACATAG TTTTGAGTTCCGCCTTCGAGTGTCTCTTACAACAGGCGGAGACCTAAATCTGATATCACGAGTCAGGAATATCAATGGCAAGCCATTTAGTTTCTCATTCGCATACCACACACACTTTTTGGTTTCTGACATTAG TGAGATAAGGATTGAAGGTCTTGAGACACTTGATTACCTGGACAACCTTTTTCAAAAAGAACGATTTACAGAACAAGGAGATGCGATAACATTTGAATCCGAG GTGGATCGTGTTTATCTTAGCTCTCCAAATATAATTGCAGTTATCGATCATGAGAAGAAACaaacatatattataaaaaaggaAGGTCTCCCTGATATTG CTGTGTGGAATCCGTGGGAGAAGAAATCGAAATCAATGGTGGACCTTGGCGATGAGGAGTACAAACAGATGCTTTGTGTAGATGCGGCGGTTACAGAGAAACCTGTGAACTTGAAGCCTGGAGAGGAATGGACAGGGCGGCTTCAACTCTCGGTTGTGCCATCAAGTTTTTGTAGTGACCGTCTCGGTCTCGACAGAAGTGGTCTTTGA